The proteins below come from a single Zhouia spongiae genomic window:
- a CDS encoding YSC84-related protein: MITFKKILLVFTIGLFTCAVTAQNDKDQKIIDDAKTAKTTLLDANPELKKFFTNSAGYVIFPNVGKGGFIIGGASGNGVVYEKGKIIGMAGLKKLNVGLQAGGQAIIEVIFFETQNELDQFKKGKFKFDAGASATAIHSGESVDAKYSEGVAVFTHTKGGLMAEASVGGQKFKYKAFEE; the protein is encoded by the coding sequence ATGATAACATTTAAAAAAATCCTTTTAGTGTTTACCATCGGGTTATTCACATGTGCTGTTACGGCACAAAACGACAAAGACCAAAAAATAATTGATGATGCCAAAACGGCAAAAACCACCTTATTAGATGCCAACCCCGAACTTAAAAAGTTTTTTACCAATTCTGCCGGATATGTAATTTTTCCGAATGTGGGTAAAGGTGGATTTATTATCGGAGGCGCTTCTGGCAACGGGGTCGTTTACGAAAAGGGGAAAATAATCGGAATGGCAGGTTTAAAGAAACTCAATGTTGGGCTGCAAGCCGGAGGACAAGCCATTATAGAGGTCATCTTTTTTGAGACCCAAAATGAGCTGGATCAGTTTAAAAAAGGGAAATTCAAGTTCGATGCCGGTGCTTCTGCCACGGCGATACATTCGGGCGAATCTGTCGATGCCAAATATTCAGAAGGTGTAGCTGTATTTACTCATACAAAGGGTGGATTAATGGCTGAAGCATCTGTTGGGGGTCAAAAATTCAAGTACAAGGCTTTTGAAGAGTAA
- the der gene encoding ribosome biogenesis GTPase Der: MSGIVAIVGRPNVGKSTLFNRLIQRREAIVDSVSGVTRDRHYGKADWNGREFSLIDTGGYVVGSDDIFEQEIDKQVELAIDEADVLIFVVDVEVGITGMDEDVAKLLRQSQKPVFVAVNKVDDATREANAVEFYGLGLGDYYTISSINGSGSGELLDAVVEALPEYEEATDEELPRFAVVGRPNAGKSSFINALIGEDRYIVTDIAGTTRDSIDTRYNRFGFEFNLVDTAGIRRKAKVKEDLEFYSVMRSVRAIEHSDVCLLVLDATRGFEGQDSNIFWLAERNKKGIVILINKWDLVEKETNTVRDFERKIRKEIEPFTDVPIIFMSALTKQRIYKAIETAVEVYKSRSKKISTSKLNNTMLPLIEKTPPPAAKGKYVKIKYCTQLPTPTPQFAFFANLPQYIKDPYRRFVENKLRENFDFNGVPIQVYFRKK, from the coding sequence ATGAGCGGTATTGTAGCCATAGTAGGAAGACCCAATGTAGGGAAATCGACCCTGTTTAATAGATTGATTCAAAGAAGAGAAGCGATTGTGGATTCAGTTAGCGGAGTAACCCGCGATCGCCATTACGGAAAAGCTGATTGGAATGGGAGAGAGTTTTCACTCATTGATACCGGTGGTTATGTTGTAGGAAGTGATGATATCTTCGAACAGGAAATAGATAAACAGGTAGAATTGGCTATAGATGAAGCCGATGTGCTGATCTTTGTAGTTGATGTTGAAGTTGGCATTACCGGGATGGATGAAGACGTAGCGAAGCTATTAAGACAATCTCAGAAACCGGTTTTTGTCGCTGTTAATAAAGTGGATGATGCAACCAGGGAAGCGAATGCTGTTGAGTTCTATGGGTTGGGACTGGGAGATTATTACACGATATCGAGTATTAACGGTAGCGGTAGCGGGGAATTGCTCGATGCGGTGGTAGAAGCACTTCCTGAATATGAGGAAGCGACAGATGAAGAACTACCTCGTTTTGCAGTAGTAGGTAGGCCAAATGCAGGAAAATCTTCTTTTATCAATGCACTGATAGGAGAAGACCGGTATATAGTTACCGACATTGCAGGAACCACACGTGATAGTATAGATACGCGCTATAATAGATTTGGGTTTGAATTCAATCTGGTTGATACCGCGGGTATCAGAAGAAAGGCGAAAGTAAAAGAAGACCTTGAGTTTTATTCTGTGATGCGTTCTGTACGGGCTATAGAGCATTCTGACGTTTGTCTGCTGGTACTGGATGCCACGAGAGGGTTCGAAGGACAGGACTCCAATATATTCTGGTTAGCCGAAAGAAACAAAAAAGGAATCGTTATCCTTATAAATAAATGGGATCTTGTAGAAAAAGAAACCAATACCGTTAGGGATTTTGAAAGAAAGATAAGAAAAGAGATAGAACCCTTTACAGATGTTCCTATCATATTTATGTCGGCCCTTACCAAACAACGTATCTACAAAGCTATAGAAACGGCTGTAGAGGTGTACAAGAGCAGAAGCAAAAAGATTTCCACTTCAAAATTGAACAATACCATGCTTCCTTTAATTGAAAAAACGCCACCGCCGGCCGCCAAAGGAAAGTATGTAAAAATCAAGTACTGTACACAATTGCCTACACCAACACCACAGTTTGCCTTTTTTGCAAACCTTCCCCAGTATATAAAAGATCCGTACAGAAGGTTTGTAGAAAATAAACTAAGAGAAAATTTTGACTTTAACGGTGTGCCAATTCAGGTGTATTTCAGGAAAAAATAA
- a CDS encoding outer membrane beta-barrel protein, with amino-acid sequence MRKKITLIILLLGGFIYAQDFVVKGIIKDGGTNTVLEAATIYAETLKDSTLISYTISEKDGSFELELQTPVTKANLYISYSGYGVNKRIIELNKSKIELGEVLLEQHMEELEGVSVVGERIPIQIKKDTLEFNADSFKARPDANVEELLKKLPGVEVDSDGKITVNGRDVNRVLVNGKAFFGDDPKIATKNLPKEIIDKIQITDTKSETEEFTGKESNSEEKTINITIKEDKNKGHFGRMTAGYGTDDRYQLNGMLNMFKGEERVSILAGKNNINSAGFSMDEIFDMVGNSGRRSVSVGGNGGFSVNGLSFGFGQGITTSTSIGGNYANEFNDKTELTADYFYGGSSSFNDTKTSRENILPDRRYFTESTSSFDGDTDSHRANARFEFELDSTLKITLAPRFNLAKSLSSNVRSEMATDENGDLINESESANVSENEQQGFSNNLSIIKRFGSNGRFLRVGFNNNNNVSEGISNLNTLREVYGNNPSEEEVDQQTSTNNRSDAYGAQVEFRQPIVENLFADIEYNYDWQLQKNHRIVNDYDDVTGGYTDFNQDLSSDFIFKNIRQRSSFGLNYEGESLSVGVNANWQNTQMNNDDYLQNTQFDKDFNNFYFTSRVRWRLSRNKRIRFDYRSNVDVPSISQLQPIENISNPTNIITGNPDLDASLSHRISFNYNNFDWRSRSGMFIYGSMNFQNDRITRLTVTDENFIRRTTYTNVDGNYSANLGASYGKQIKKDTVYTLGWRLRLNGGYNNEISFSNGVKFTSKNFSFTPRLTFDFNYKELIDIEPGYAIAFNNTSYTLDNLNEVKFITHNAELRTSTYWPKNIIWGNDIVYSYNGNVSDGFDKSSVFWNMSLGVQMFKEKGTLKLLAYDLLDQNINTRRTVAEDYIQDSQSTVLQRYFMLSFTWKFDKFGGKRPPSHGGMRFRRF; translated from the coding sequence ATGAGAAAAAAGATCACCCTTATAATACTGCTTTTAGGCGGTTTTATTTATGCACAAGACTTTGTTGTAAAAGGAATTATTAAAGACGGAGGTACAAATACTGTGCTGGAAGCTGCTACCATTTATGCAGAGACATTAAAAGACAGTACTTTAATTTCATACACTATCTCTGAAAAAGACGGTTCTTTTGAACTTGAGTTGCAGACCCCGGTTACCAAAGCCAATTTATATATTTCCTATTCAGGATATGGTGTCAATAAGCGGATTATAGAACTTAATAAATCTAAAATCGAATTGGGTGAAGTACTGCTGGAACAGCATATGGAAGAACTGGAAGGCGTAAGTGTGGTAGGAGAACGTATCCCGATCCAGATAAAGAAGGATACATTAGAGTTTAATGCCGATTCTTTTAAGGCTCGTCCGGATGCTAATGTAGAAGAATTGTTGAAAAAACTACCGGGGGTAGAGGTCGATAGCGATGGAAAGATAACCGTGAACGGGAGAGATGTTAACAGGGTTTTAGTAAACGGAAAAGCCTTTTTCGGGGATGATCCCAAAATAGCCACTAAAAATTTGCCGAAGGAGATTATCGATAAAATACAGATCACAGATACAAAATCTGAAACCGAAGAATTTACCGGTAAGGAATCTAATTCCGAAGAAAAAACAATCAACATAACCATAAAAGAAGATAAAAATAAGGGACACTTCGGTAGAATGACTGCCGGATACGGAACCGATGACCGCTACCAGTTGAACGGAATGCTGAATATGTTTAAAGGAGAAGAACGCGTAAGTATTCTTGCAGGTAAAAATAATATCAACAGTGCCGGATTTTCCATGGATGAAATTTTTGATATGGTAGGGAACTCAGGCAGAAGAAGCGTATCTGTTGGAGGGAATGGAGGTTTTAGTGTCAATGGGCTTAGTTTTGGGTTTGGACAGGGAATAACGACCTCGACCAGTATAGGAGGGAATTATGCAAATGAGTTTAATGATAAAACAGAACTGACCGCCGATTATTTTTATGGGGGAAGCAGCTCCTTTAACGATACGAAAACTTCAAGAGAAAATATACTTCCTGACAGGCGGTATTTTACGGAAAGTACCTCCAGCTTTGACGGTGATACTGATTCTCACAGAGCCAATGCGCGTTTTGAGTTCGAACTTGACTCTACTTTAAAGATAACCCTTGCACCCAGATTTAACCTGGCTAAGAGCCTTTCCTCTAATGTCAGAAGTGAAATGGCAACAGACGAGAATGGCGACCTGATCAATGAAAGTGAGTCTGCCAATGTAAGCGAAAATGAGCAACAGGGTTTTAGTAATAACCTGAGCATAATTAAAAGATTCGGAAGTAATGGCAGATTCCTGAGAGTAGGGTTCAATAATAATAATAATGTGTCTGAAGGAATCTCTAATCTGAATACCTTAAGAGAAGTATATGGTAATAATCCTTCCGAAGAAGAGGTAGATCAGCAGACCTCCACGAATAACCGGTCAGATGCCTATGGAGCCCAGGTGGAGTTCAGGCAACCCATAGTCGAAAACCTTTTTGCAGATATCGAATACAACTATGACTGGCAACTTCAGAAGAATCATAGAATAGTAAACGATTACGATGATGTAACCGGCGGGTATACAGATTTTAACCAGGACCTTAGCTCTGACTTTATATTCAAAAATATAAGGCAAAGATCTTCCTTCGGACTTAATTATGAGGGTGAATCATTGAGTGTAGGGGTAAATGCCAATTGGCAGAATACACAAATGAATAATGACGATTATTTACAAAATACGCAATTCGATAAAGATTTTAATAACTTTTATTTTACAAGCAGGGTTCGTTGGAGATTAAGCAGAAACAAGCGTATTCGGTTCGATTACAGGTCGAATGTCGATGTTCCGTCCATTTCTCAGCTTCAGCCGATCGAGAACATATCGAATCCTACCAATATCATTACCGGTAATCCCGATCTCGATGCCTCTTTAAGTCACAGGATTTCATTTAATTATAATAACTTCGATTGGAGGAGCAGAAGCGGGATGTTTATCTATGGATCCATGAATTTTCAGAATGATAGAATAACCCGTTTAACCGTAACTGATGAGAATTTCATCAGAAGAACGACATACACCAATGTCGATGGTAATTATTCGGCGAATTTGGGAGCATCATACGGAAAGCAGATTAAAAAAGATACTGTCTATACTCTTGGTTGGCGCCTGAGATTAAATGGCGGATATAATAATGAAATCAGTTTTAGCAATGGGGTTAAGTTTACTTCTAAAAACTTTAGTTTCACTCCACGGTTAACATTTGATTTCAATTACAAAGAACTTATAGATATAGAACCTGGTTATGCTATAGCATTTAACAATACGTCATATACACTGGACAACTTAAATGAAGTTAAGTTTATAACCCACAATGCCGAATTAAGGACATCTACTTACTGGCCCAAGAATATTATATGGGGCAATGACATTGTATATAGTTATAATGGGAATGTCAGTGATGGCTTTGATAAAAGTTCCGTTTTCTGGAATATGAGTTTGGGAGTGCAGATGTTTAAAGAAAAAGGAACCCTGAAGCTATTGGCTTACGACTTGCTCGATCAGAATATTAATACAAGGCGGACAGTGGCAGAAGATTATATACAGGATAGCCAGAGTACCGTATTGCAACGCTATTTTATGCTGAGTTTTACCTGGAAGTTTGATAAGTTCGGAGGGAAGCGGCCACCGTCGCATGGAGGCATGCGATTTAGAAGGTTTTAA
- a CDS encoding OsmC family protein → MKAENLKSIQAPLKQKYREEPESAVITLKANGLLGNSISCKVETGKLIVEAGLHPATGGDGTLACSGDLLLEALVACAGVTLNAVATSMGLRIAGGKVTAEGDLDLKGTLGISKDTPVGFREIRLYFEVESHESAESLEKLRELTERYCVVYQTIVSATRVKTYLE, encoded by the coding sequence ATGAAAGCAGAAAATCTGAAAAGCATACAAGCCCCGCTGAAACAAAAATACCGGGAAGAACCGGAGTCGGCTGTCATTACTTTAAAAGCTAACGGGTTACTGGGTAACAGTATCTCATGTAAGGTTGAAACAGGAAAGCTGATAGTGGAGGCAGGTCTTCATCCGGCCACCGGAGGAGACGGAACCCTTGCCTGTTCGGGCGATTTGCTCCTGGAGGCTTTGGTGGCCTGTGCAGGGGTAACTCTGAATGCTGTGGCGACTTCAATGGGATTACGTATTGCAGGTGGAAAGGTGACCGCTGAAGGCGATCTTGATTTGAAAGGAACCTTGGGAATATCAAAAGATACACCTGTAGGATTCAGGGAAATACGTTTGTATTTCGAGGTTGAAAGCCATGAAAGTGCCGAAAGCCTTGAAAAGCTCCGGGAGCTTACGGAAAGGTATTGTGTGGTGTACCAAACAATTGTTTCTGCCACCCGGGTTAAAACTTATCTTGAATAA
- a CDS encoding MutS-related protein yields the protein MPESFYREQLTVHKDALKAINKKLFLFSMLRLLVFLAFGSGVYFFHSHWKITLLTAITGIGVFLGLVSYYSRLQYLKKKTKKLLGINETELRVLNRQFNDLDRGDEFSEASHFYSYDIDLFGKGSFFQYLNRTSTGEGKRELAGNLLNNDPAHTIKKQEVVKELSRQPEWRQQYSAIASIIESDTSTAQITNWIKAYKTYTPKHTKKIAFGFSVISTGIIALAFLNIIPESYVVYWFLTALIITGKYFKKTNILSDRASKTKEAFQQYHQLLKMIEEATFSSEMLKEKQQTLTSGKEKASDILKKLSKAIDSLDQRNNMLFGVLANGFFLWDLRHANTIEAWIITHKHDVGQWFDTVAYIDAQNSLSNFAFNHPLYCFPVPKKNTGVNATGLGHPLLDPGNRTDNNFVIDHQEFFIITGANMAGKSTFLRTVSLSIVMANCGLPVCASSYEYTPMKLITSMRTSDSLSDGASYFFSELQRLKFIVDAIKTDQYFIILDEILKGTNSSDKAIGSRKLVERLVKSNATGIIATHDLSLCEVANELDVVKNYYFDAVIEGDELYFSYELKEGICQNMNASFLLKHMDIVE from the coding sequence ATGCCTGAATCTTTTTACAGAGAGCAACTAACCGTTCACAAGGATGCCCTGAAAGCAATTAACAAAAAGTTATTCCTGTTCAGTATGCTTCGCTTACTGGTCTTTTTGGCCTTCGGGTCCGGAGTTTATTTTTTTCATAGTCATTGGAAGATTACCTTGCTTACAGCGATCACAGGCATAGGTGTTTTCCTTGGTTTAGTATCGTATTATTCCCGTTTACAATATCTGAAGAAAAAAACCAAAAAGCTGCTCGGTATTAACGAAACCGAATTAAGGGTTTTAAACCGGCAGTTTAACGATCTGGACAGGGGCGACGAATTTTCAGAAGCGAGTCATTTCTACAGCTACGATATCGACTTGTTCGGCAAAGGGTCTTTTTTCCAATATTTAAACCGGACATCTACCGGGGAAGGAAAAAGAGAACTGGCAGGCAATTTATTAAATAACGACCCTGCCCATACCATAAAGAAACAAGAAGTCGTTAAAGAATTAAGCCGGCAACCGGAATGGAGACAACAGTATTCGGCCATCGCTTCTATTATTGAATCCGATACCAGTACCGCACAAATTACTAACTGGATTAAAGCGTATAAAACTTACACTCCGAAACACACAAAAAAAATAGCATTTGGGTTTTCTGTGATCTCAACAGGCATTATAGCGCTGGCTTTTCTAAATATTATTCCTGAATCGTATGTTGTGTATTGGTTTTTAACCGCTTTAATCATTACCGGAAAGTATTTTAAAAAAACGAATATTCTTTCTGATCGTGCATCTAAGACCAAAGAAGCTTTTCAGCAGTATCACCAATTGCTGAAAATGATCGAGGAGGCCACATTTTCATCCGAGATGTTAAAAGAAAAGCAACAAACACTGACTTCCGGAAAAGAAAAGGCATCAGACATCCTGAAAAAACTATCAAAAGCCATCGATTCGTTAGACCAGCGAAACAATATGCTTTTCGGGGTTCTGGCAAACGGATTCTTTTTATGGGATCTCAGGCATGCCAACACCATTGAAGCGTGGATCATTACGCATAAGCACGATGTCGGGCAATGGTTCGATACAGTTGCCTATATAGATGCTCAGAATTCTTTATCGAATTTTGCATTTAACCATCCTTTATACTGTTTTCCTGTCCCAAAAAAGAATACCGGGGTCAATGCTACCGGTTTAGGGCATCCGTTGTTAGACCCGGGTAACAGAACCGACAATAATTTCGTTATCGATCATCAGGAGTTCTTTATCATAACAGGAGCCAATATGGCGGGAAAAAGCACTTTCCTCAGAACCGTTTCTTTAAGCATTGTGATGGCCAATTGCGGGTTGCCTGTATGTGCTTCCTCATATGAGTACACACCTATGAAACTCATTACCAGCATGCGCACATCCGACTCACTAAGTGACGGCGCTTCTTACTTTTTTTCGGAACTACAGCGCTTAAAATTTATTGTAGATGCCATTAAAACGGATCAATACTTTATCATCCTTGATGAGATTCTGAAAGGCACGAACAGTTCCGATAAAGCCATTGGATCGCGTAAACTGGTAGAACGCCTGGTAAAAAGTAATGCTACAGGAATTATCGCAACGCACGACCTTAGCTTATGCGAGGTTGCTAATGAACTGGATGTAGTAAAGAACTACTACTTTGATGCTGTCATTGAAGGTGACGAGCTCTATTTCAGCTACGAATTAAAGGAAGGTATCTGTCAGAACATGAATGCTTCGTTCTTATTGAAACATATGGATATTGTTGAATAA
- a CDS encoding TPM domain-containing protein: MKYQKDKKVHLNTVRTYLCLLAGLLIFHVSPAQFRIPETPADQTSVYDYVNLLSASEKSALENKLIRYSDTTSTQIVVAVISSTEGENINYLAAQWGHEWGIGQEKEDNGVFILLAKDDRQIAIQSGYGVEHLLTDAMTKRIITNVIIPEFKKGDYYTGLNRGADVIFQVLSGEYKGSRKPDSNKIPAGAIIFMVFIFFIIIAALSKKNRDGGGGSGGRNRGLDIWDMIILSNMGRGGFGGSSGGGFGSGGGFGGGFGGGGFGGGGFGGGGASGSW; this comes from the coding sequence ATGAAATATCAAAAGGATAAAAAAGTGCATTTAAATACGGTTAGAACTTACTTATGCCTGCTCGCAGGACTTTTGATATTTCATGTCTCACCTGCCCAATTCCGGATTCCTGAAACACCTGCTGACCAAACCAGTGTATACGATTATGTAAACCTGTTATCAGCCTCTGAAAAATCGGCGTTGGAGAATAAGCTCATCCGTTATTCCGACACCACATCTACTCAAATTGTAGTAGCCGTAATTTCTTCTACCGAAGGAGAAAACATCAATTATCTTGCTGCACAATGGGGACATGAATGGGGAATCGGACAGGAGAAAGAAGACAATGGTGTTTTTATACTGTTGGCCAAAGACGACCGACAGATTGCTATCCAGTCCGGTTATGGCGTCGAACACTTACTTACCGATGCCATGACTAAACGAATCATCACCAACGTTATTATCCCTGAGTTTAAAAAAGGTGATTATTATACCGGATTAAACAGGGGAGCGGATGTTATTTTCCAGGTATTGTCCGGTGAATACAAAGGAAGCCGAAAACCAGACTCAAATAAAATCCCTGCCGGGGCGATCATATTTATGGTCTTTATCTTTTTTATCATTATCGCTGCCTTGTCTAAAAAGAACCGGGATGGTGGTGGCGGATCCGGCGGCCGAAACCGTGGACTTGACATCTGGGATATGATCATCCTGAGTAATATGGGCCGGGGCGGCTTCGGAGGCTCTTCCGGTGGTGGCTTTGGAAGCGGTGGCGGTTTTGGCGGGGGCTTTGGCGGCGGAGGCTTCGGTGGCGGAGGCTTCGGTGGCGGCGGTGCCAGCGGTAGCTGGTAA
- a CDS encoding TPM domain-containing protein yields the protein MSVVEDFLSPEDEQEIVDAIRTAEMQTSGEIRVHIESTSQNKPAFERAKEVFHWLKMDNTKEANGVLIYIAVNDHTFTICGDKGINDSVPENFWNSTKDIMQDFFRQKQFKKGLVEGILKAGKELQAHFPWHHDDTDELSNEISKG from the coding sequence ATGTCTGTAGTTGAAGATTTTTTATCGCCTGAAGACGAACAGGAAATTGTAGATGCGATCCGTACTGCCGAAATGCAAACTTCGGGTGAGATCCGGGTACATATAGAAAGTACCTCACAAAACAAACCGGCTTTTGAACGTGCCAAAGAAGTATTTCACTGGCTTAAGATGGATAATACCAAGGAAGCTAACGGAGTTCTTATCTATATCGCTGTAAACGATCATACTTTTACTATCTGCGGCGACAAGGGCATTAATGACAGTGTTCCTGAAAATTTTTGGAATAGCACCAAGGATATCATGCAGGACTTTTTCAGGCAGAAACAATTTAAAAAGGGTTTAGTTGAAGGAATTTTAAAAGCCGGGAAAGAACTTCAGGCTCACTTCCCCTGGCATCACGATGACACAGATGAATTATCAAATGAAATATCAAAAGGATAA
- a CDS encoding LemA family protein, translated as MKKWLIPVIIIVVVAFGLYRWAVGINNTAVTYEENAKTAWADVESTYQRRNDLIGNLVKTVQGAADFEKSTLTDVIEARAKATSTNIDPTNITPQQLEAFNQAQSGLSSALSRLLVTVERYPELKANQNFLELQAQLEGTENRINVARDRFNESVNTYNKHIKIFPNSLLAGMFGFDEMGRFAAEAGAEKAPDVNFDF; from the coding sequence ATGAAAAAGTGGTTAATTCCTGTAATTATAATCGTTGTTGTAGCATTCGGGTTATACCGATGGGCTGTCGGCATTAATAATACAGCTGTAACATACGAAGAAAATGCAAAAACTGCATGGGCAGACGTCGAAAGTACTTACCAAAGAAGAAACGATCTTATCGGTAACCTTGTTAAAACTGTTCAGGGTGCGGCCGATTTTGAAAAATCTACCTTAACCGATGTTATCGAGGCAAGAGCCAAGGCTACTTCAACGAACATCGACCCGACCAATATTACACCTCAACAACTGGAGGCTTTCAATCAGGCGCAGAGCGGCCTATCATCTGCTTTGTCCCGCTTATTAGTGACCGTAGAACGTTATCCGGAACTTAAAGCCAATCAGAACTTCCTGGAACTCCAAGCTCAATTAGAAGGCACAGAAAACAGGATTAATGTTGCGAGAGACCGTTTTAACGAATCTGTAAACACATACAACAAACACATTAAAATATTCCCGAACAGTTTGCTTGCCGGGATGTTTGGTTTTGATGAAATGGGACGTTTCGCCGCAGAAGCCGGAGCAGAAAAAGCCCCTGATGTTAACTTTGATTTTTAA
- a CDS encoding MerR family transcriptional regulator, producing the protein MHIDLPDKLYYSIGEVARAFDVNTSLIRFWEKEFEVIKPKKNAKGNRKFTKEDIKNLQLIYHLVKERGFTLEGAKTHLKEEKMETLSNFEIIRKLEGIKTELIKIKEQL; encoded by the coding sequence ATGCATATAGACCTTCCTGACAAATTGTATTACAGTATAGGCGAAGTAGCCAGGGCTTTTGATGTAAACACCTCTCTTATCCGCTTTTGGGAAAAGGAATTTGAGGTCATCAAACCTAAGAAAAATGCCAAGGGCAACAGGAAATTTACAAAAGAAGACATCAAAAACCTTCAGCTTATATATCATTTGGTTAAAGAACGTGGCTTCACCCTGGAAGGCGCCAAAACTCACCTCAAGGAAGAAAAGATGGAAACCCTTTCAAATTTTGAGATTATTCGTAAATTGGAGGGTATAAAAACTGAACTTATTAAAATTAAAGAACAGTTATAA
- a CDS encoding M23 family metallopeptidase, translating to MSKVKYYYDHETLSYRRIEPKKGKKLGLVAIFITGMILSGFLFFIATSYIPNVKTPRVLSLERELKNAELNYQILNNKLTHIENVLANVEERDNNIYRIYFEANPIPEEQRQAGFGGVNRYKHLEGFDNSDLIVNTTKRLEVLQKRLVVQSKSLDEITELAKEKEDLLLAIPAIQPVKNEDLTRIASGYGWRSDPFTKARKFHYGMDFTAPRGTPVYATGDGTVTRADNRSSGYGEHIRLDHGYGYVSLYAHLSKYNVRKGQKVKRGDIIGFVGSTGRSQAPHLHYEVFKDDERINPLNFYYGSLTADEFDAMLKAATIENQSLD from the coding sequence ATGTCGAAGGTAAAATATTATTACGATCACGAAACACTTTCATACAGAAGAATTGAACCTAAGAAAGGTAAAAAGCTGGGGTTGGTGGCCATATTCATTACCGGAATGATATTATCTGGTTTTTTATTCTTTATTGCCACAAGTTATATTCCCAATGTAAAAACCCCCAGGGTACTTTCTCTTGAACGGGAATTGAAAAACGCTGAACTGAATTACCAGATATTAAACAACAAGCTTACGCATATTGAGAATGTACTTGCTAATGTAGAAGAACGCGACAATAATATTTACCGGATCTATTTTGAGGCAAACCCTATCCCCGAAGAACAGAGGCAAGCCGGATTTGGTGGTGTAAACCGATATAAGCATTTAGAAGGTTTTGACAATTCTGACCTTATCGTCAATACTACAAAACGACTGGAGGTTCTTCAGAAAAGATTGGTCGTACAATCCAAGTCATTAGATGAAATCACCGAGTTAGCCAAGGAAAAAGAAGATTTGCTCCTGGCCATACCGGCCATACAGCCCGTTAAAAATGAAGATCTAACCCGAATTGCTTCCGGTTACGGATGGCGGTCAGATCCATTTACCAAAGCACGGAAGTTCCATTACGGAATGGACTTTACCGCGCCGAGAGGAACTCCGGTTTACGCCACAGGTGACGGTACCGTTACCAGAGCCGACAACCGGTCTTCGGGATATGGAGAACACATCCGTCTGGATCATGGCTACGGGTATGTCAGCCTTTATGCACACCTGAGCAAGTACAATGTCAGAAAGGGACAAAAAGTAAAAAGGGGCGATATCATAGGGTTTGTAGGAAGCACCGGCAGATCGCAGGCACCCCACCTCCATTATGAGGTTTTTAAAGACGACGAACGTATCAATCCGCTTAACTTCTATTACGGAAGTTTAACTGCGGACGAATTTGACGCTATGTTAAAAGCTGCTACTATAGAAAACCAATCGTTAGATTAA